In one Sander lucioperca isolate FBNREF2018 chromosome 7, SLUC_FBN_1.2, whole genome shotgun sequence genomic region, the following are encoded:
- the LOC116045694 gene encoding zona pellucida sperm-binding protein 3-like isoform X1 produces the protein MKCTAVCLVALALHVSLCDAQWNPPFNKQWPMAVKKTPQEPQQTKQTFEKPLTWKYPVLASAVAPVAVPFELRYPVPAATVAVECKEKVAHVEVKKDIFGTGHLINPSELFLGNCAPAAEDPVAKVLIFEVALQDCQSTLTMNQDSLIYSFTVNYTPRPLDIAPVVRAIQAAVIVECHYPRKLNVSSLPLDALWIPFSAVMVANEFLYFTLKLMMDDWKNERPSHQYFLGQVINIEATVKQFFHVPLRVYVDTCVATLSADVTSTPSYAFIDNFGCLVDARITGSVSKFMPRVADNKLQFQLEAFRFQGVASGVLYVTCHLKATSANDGVDATHRACSYISGWKEASGVDAACGSCESGSFGPPVPSLVLPANPPGGGVNTGASGGGGSTGAGGGGSTGGGGSTGGGGSTGAGGSGGSTGYGGNMKNPWRKSRDVSHREIFEWDGLVTLGPFNIGEKVVT, from the exons ATGAAGTGTACTGCAGTGTGCCTTGTGGCACTGGCCTTACATGTCAGCTTATGCGATGCTCAATGGAACCCTCCTTTTAACAAGCAATGGCCAATGGCAGTGAAAAAAACTCCTCAAGAGCCACAACAGACAAAGCAGACATTTGAGAAGCCACTCACCTGGAAATACCCTGTATTAGCCTCAGCTGTTGCCCCAGTCGCGGTGCCTTTCGAGCTGAGATATCCTGTTCCTGCTGCAACTGTTGCTGTTGAGTGCAAAGAGAAGGTTGCTCATGTGGAAGTCAAGAAGGACATATTTGGGACTGGCCACTTAATCAACCCTTCTGAACTTTTCCTGGGAAACTGTGCTCCTGCTGCAGAGGACCCTGTTGCTAAAGTGTTGATTTTTGAAGTGGCACTGCAAGATTGTCAAAGCACATTAACG ATGAACCAAGATTCCCTCATCTACAGCTTCACTGTGAACTATACTCCCCGTCCTCTGGACATTGCTCCTGTGGTGAGGGCTATCCAAGCTGCTGTAATTGTGGAGTGCCACTACCCAAG GAAGCTAAATGTGAGCAGCCTTCCTCTTGACGCCCTGTGGATCCCATTCTCTGCGGTTATGGTGGCAAATGAATTCTTATACTTCACCCTGAAACTAATGATGG ATGACTGGAAAAATGAGAGGCCAAGCCATCAGTATTTCCTGGGACAGGTTATAAATATTGAGGCTACCGTTAAGCAGTTCTTCCATGTGCCGCTCAGAGTTTATGTGGATACCTGCGTAGCTACTCTTTCAGCTGACGTGACCTCCACCCCTAGTTATGCCTTTATTGATAACTTTGG GTGTTTGGTCGATGCTAGGATCACAGGCTCTGTCTCTAAGTTCATGCCTCGCGTTGCAGACAACAAGCTTCAGTTCCAGTTGGAAGCCTTCAGATTCCAGGGTGTTGCTAGTGGAGTG CTCTACGTTACTTGCCACTTGAAAGCGACATCTGCTAACGATGGCGTCGATGCTACACATAGAGCTTGTTCCTACATCAGTGG TTGGAAGGAGGCCAGCGGAGTTGATGCAGCTTGTGGCTCCTGTGAATCTGGTTCATTTGGACCACCTGTACCTAGTTTAGTTTTACCAGCTAACCCTCCAGGTGGTGGAGTTAACACTGGTGCCTCTGGTGGTGGCGGCTCAACTGGTGCTGGTGGTGGCGGCTCAACTGGTGGTGGCGGCTCAACTGGTGGTGGCGGCTCAACTGGTGCTGGCGGCAGTGGC GGCTCAACTGGTTATGGCGGCAACATGAAGAATCCTTGGAGAAAGAGTCGGGATGTTTCCCATAGAGaaa TTTTCGAATGGGATGGTCTTGTCACCCTGGGTCCCTTCAACATTGGAGAGAAGGTGGTCACTTAA
- the LOC116045694 gene encoding zona pellucida sperm-binding protein 3-like isoform X2, translated as MKCTAVCLVALALHVSLCDAQWNPPFNKQWPMAVKKTPQEPQQTKQTFEKPLTWKYPVLASAVAPVAVPFELRYPVPAATVAVECKEKVAHVEVKKDIFGTGHLINPSELFLGNCAPAAEDPVAKVLIFEVALQDCQSTLTMNQDSLIYSFTVNYTPRPLDIAPVVRAIQAAVIVECHYPRKLNVSSLPLDALWIPFSAVMVANEFLYFTLKLMMDDWKNERPSHQYFLGQVINIEATVKQFFHVPLRVYVDTCVATLSADVTSTPSYAFIDNFGCLVDARITGSVSKFMPRVADNKLQFQLEAFRFQGVASGVLYVTCHLKATSANDGVDATHRACSYISGWKEASGVDAACGSCESGSFGPPVPSLVLPANPPGGGVNTGASGGGGSTGAGGGGSTGGGGSTGGGGSTGAGGSKNPWRKSRDVSHREIFEWDGLVTLGPFNIGEKVVT; from the exons ATGAAGTGTACTGCAGTGTGCCTTGTGGCACTGGCCTTACATGTCAGCTTATGCGATGCTCAATGGAACCCTCCTTTTAACAAGCAATGGCCAATGGCAGTGAAAAAAACTCCTCAAGAGCCACAACAGACAAAGCAGACATTTGAGAAGCCACTCACCTGGAAATACCCTGTATTAGCCTCAGCTGTTGCCCCAGTCGCGGTGCCTTTCGAGCTGAGATATCCTGTTCCTGCTGCAACTGTTGCTGTTGAGTGCAAAGAGAAGGTTGCTCATGTGGAAGTCAAGAAGGACATATTTGGGACTGGCCACTTAATCAACCCTTCTGAACTTTTCCTGGGAAACTGTGCTCCTGCTGCAGAGGACCCTGTTGCTAAAGTGTTGATTTTTGAAGTGGCACTGCAAGATTGTCAAAGCACATTAACG ATGAACCAAGATTCCCTCATCTACAGCTTCACTGTGAACTATACTCCCCGTCCTCTGGACATTGCTCCTGTGGTGAGGGCTATCCAAGCTGCTGTAATTGTGGAGTGCCACTACCCAAG GAAGCTAAATGTGAGCAGCCTTCCTCTTGACGCCCTGTGGATCCCATTCTCTGCGGTTATGGTGGCAAATGAATTCTTATACTTCACCCTGAAACTAATGATGG ATGACTGGAAAAATGAGAGGCCAAGCCATCAGTATTTCCTGGGACAGGTTATAAATATTGAGGCTACCGTTAAGCAGTTCTTCCATGTGCCGCTCAGAGTTTATGTGGATACCTGCGTAGCTACTCTTTCAGCTGACGTGACCTCCACCCCTAGTTATGCCTTTATTGATAACTTTGG GTGTTTGGTCGATGCTAGGATCACAGGCTCTGTCTCTAAGTTCATGCCTCGCGTTGCAGACAACAAGCTTCAGTTCCAGTTGGAAGCCTTCAGATTCCAGGGTGTTGCTAGTGGAGTG CTCTACGTTACTTGCCACTTGAAAGCGACATCTGCTAACGATGGCGTCGATGCTACACATAGAGCTTGTTCCTACATCAGTGG TTGGAAGGAGGCCAGCGGAGTTGATGCAGCTTGTGGCTCCTGTGAATCTGGTTCATTTGGACCACCTGTACCTAGTTTAGTTTTACCAGCTAACCCTCCAGGTGGTGGAGTTAACACTGGTGCCTCTGGTGGTGGCGGCTCAACTGGTGCTGGTGGTGGCGGCTCAACTGGTGGTGGCGGCTCAACTGGTGGTGGCGGCTCAACTGGTGCTGGCGGCAGT AAGAATCCTTGGAGAAAGAGTCGGGATGTTTCCCATAGAGaaa TTTTCGAATGGGATGGTCTTGTCACCCTGGGTCCCTTCAACATTGGAGAGAAGGTGGTCACTTAA
- the LOC116045694 gene encoding zona pellucida sperm-binding protein 3-like isoform X3 has product MKCTAVCLVALALHVSLCDAQWNPPFNKQWPMAVKKTPQEPQQTKQTFEKPLTWKYPVLASAVAPVAVPFELRYPVPAATVAVECKEKVAHVEVKKDIFGTGHLINPSELFLGNCAPAAEDPVAKVLIFEVALQDCQSTLTMNQDSLIYSFTVNYTPRPLDIAPVVRAIQAAVIVECHYPRKLNVSSLPLDALWIPFSAVMVANEFLYFTLKLMMDDWKNERPSHQYFLGQVINIEATVKQFFHVPLRVYVDTCVATLSADVTSTPSYAFIDNFGCLVDARITGSVSKFMPRVADNKLQFQLEAFRFQGVASGVLYVTCHLKATSANDGVDATHRACSYISGWKEASGVDAACGSCESGSFGPPVPSLVLPANPPGGVNWWWRLNWCWRQWRLNWLWRQHEESLEKESGCFP; this is encoded by the exons ATGAAGTGTACTGCAGTGTGCCTTGTGGCACTGGCCTTACATGTCAGCTTATGCGATGCTCAATGGAACCCTCCTTTTAACAAGCAATGGCCAATGGCAGTGAAAAAAACTCCTCAAGAGCCACAACAGACAAAGCAGACATTTGAGAAGCCACTCACCTGGAAATACCCTGTATTAGCCTCAGCTGTTGCCCCAGTCGCGGTGCCTTTCGAGCTGAGATATCCTGTTCCTGCTGCAACTGTTGCTGTTGAGTGCAAAGAGAAGGTTGCTCATGTGGAAGTCAAGAAGGACATATTTGGGACTGGCCACTTAATCAACCCTTCTGAACTTTTCCTGGGAAACTGTGCTCCTGCTGCAGAGGACCCTGTTGCTAAAGTGTTGATTTTTGAAGTGGCACTGCAAGATTGTCAAAGCACATTAACG ATGAACCAAGATTCCCTCATCTACAGCTTCACTGTGAACTATACTCCCCGTCCTCTGGACATTGCTCCTGTGGTGAGGGCTATCCAAGCTGCTGTAATTGTGGAGTGCCACTACCCAAG GAAGCTAAATGTGAGCAGCCTTCCTCTTGACGCCCTGTGGATCCCATTCTCTGCGGTTATGGTGGCAAATGAATTCTTATACTTCACCCTGAAACTAATGATGG ATGACTGGAAAAATGAGAGGCCAAGCCATCAGTATTTCCTGGGACAGGTTATAAATATTGAGGCTACCGTTAAGCAGTTCTTCCATGTGCCGCTCAGAGTTTATGTGGATACCTGCGTAGCTACTCTTTCAGCTGACGTGACCTCCACCCCTAGTTATGCCTTTATTGATAACTTTGG GTGTTTGGTCGATGCTAGGATCACAGGCTCTGTCTCTAAGTTCATGCCTCGCGTTGCAGACAACAAGCTTCAGTTCCAGTTGGAAGCCTTCAGATTCCAGGGTGTTGCTAGTGGAGTG CTCTACGTTACTTGCCACTTGAAAGCGACATCTGCTAACGATGGCGTCGATGCTACACATAGAGCTTGTTCCTACATCAGTGG TTGGAAGGAGGCCAGCGGAGTTGATGCAGCTTGTGGCTCCTGTGAATCTGGTTCATTTGGACCACCTGTACCTAGTTTAGTTTTACCAGCTAACCCTCCAGGTGGTG TCAACTGGTGGTGGCGGCTCAACTGGTGCTGGCGGCAGTGGC GGCTCAACTGGTTATGGCGGCAACATGAAGAATCCTTGGAGAAAGAGTCGGGATGTTTCCCATAG
- the LOC116045694 gene encoding zona pellucida sperm-binding protein 3-like isoform X4 — MKCTAVCLVALALHVSLCDAQWNPPFNKQWPMAVKKTPQEPQQTKQTFEKPLTWKYPVLASAVAPVAVPFELRYPVPAATVAVECKEKVAHVEVKKDIFGTGHLINPSELFLGNCAPAAEDPVAKVLIFEVALQDCQSTLTMNQDSLIYSFTVNYTPRPLDIAPVVRAIQAAVIVECHYPRKLNVSSLPLDALWIPFSAVMVANEFLYFTLKLMMDDWKNERPSHQYFLGQVINIEATVKQFFHVPLRVYVDTCVATLSADVTSTPSYAFIDNFGCLVDARITGSVSKFMPRVADNKLQFQLEAFRFQGVASGVLYVTCHLKATSANDGVDATHRACSYISGWKEASGVDAACGSCESGSFGPPVPSLVLPANPPGGVNWWWRLNWCWRQ, encoded by the exons ATGAAGTGTACTGCAGTGTGCCTTGTGGCACTGGCCTTACATGTCAGCTTATGCGATGCTCAATGGAACCCTCCTTTTAACAAGCAATGGCCAATGGCAGTGAAAAAAACTCCTCAAGAGCCACAACAGACAAAGCAGACATTTGAGAAGCCACTCACCTGGAAATACCCTGTATTAGCCTCAGCTGTTGCCCCAGTCGCGGTGCCTTTCGAGCTGAGATATCCTGTTCCTGCTGCAACTGTTGCTGTTGAGTGCAAAGAGAAGGTTGCTCATGTGGAAGTCAAGAAGGACATATTTGGGACTGGCCACTTAATCAACCCTTCTGAACTTTTCCTGGGAAACTGTGCTCCTGCTGCAGAGGACCCTGTTGCTAAAGTGTTGATTTTTGAAGTGGCACTGCAAGATTGTCAAAGCACATTAACG ATGAACCAAGATTCCCTCATCTACAGCTTCACTGTGAACTATACTCCCCGTCCTCTGGACATTGCTCCTGTGGTGAGGGCTATCCAAGCTGCTGTAATTGTGGAGTGCCACTACCCAAG GAAGCTAAATGTGAGCAGCCTTCCTCTTGACGCCCTGTGGATCCCATTCTCTGCGGTTATGGTGGCAAATGAATTCTTATACTTCACCCTGAAACTAATGATGG ATGACTGGAAAAATGAGAGGCCAAGCCATCAGTATTTCCTGGGACAGGTTATAAATATTGAGGCTACCGTTAAGCAGTTCTTCCATGTGCCGCTCAGAGTTTATGTGGATACCTGCGTAGCTACTCTTTCAGCTGACGTGACCTCCACCCCTAGTTATGCCTTTATTGATAACTTTGG GTGTTTGGTCGATGCTAGGATCACAGGCTCTGTCTCTAAGTTCATGCCTCGCGTTGCAGACAACAAGCTTCAGTTCCAGTTGGAAGCCTTCAGATTCCAGGGTGTTGCTAGTGGAGTG CTCTACGTTACTTGCCACTTGAAAGCGACATCTGCTAACGATGGCGTCGATGCTACACATAGAGCTTGTTCCTACATCAGTGG TTGGAAGGAGGCCAGCGGAGTTGATGCAGCTTGTGGCTCCTGTGAATCTGGTTCATTTGGACCACCTGTACCTAGTTTAGTTTTACCAGCTAACCCTCCAGGTGGTG TCAACTGGTGGTGGCGGCTCAACTGGTGCTGGCGGCAGT AA
- the LOC116045697 gene encoding zona pellucida sperm-binding protein 4-like: MALKLICGCLLAVALLGCFAFDDGVKPQQPPQPPFPQKPQQPPQPLFSQKPQQPLQPPFPQKPQQPLQPPQKHPQQLLQPNKPQQPTEAFHSCEVAEQYKIQCGAPDIDASQCNAINCCFDGRMCYYGKSVTLQCTVDGQFIVVVARDATLPNLDLESVTLLGSDPACSPVGTTSAFAIYQFPVTACGTVMTEEPGVIIYQNRMSSSFEVAIGQNGAITRDSSFQLICQCRYTGISVEALIIEVQLVPPPPPVAALGPLNVELRLGNGICTAKGCLEQDVAYSSFYLVSDYPIKKVLRDPVYVEIRILERTDPNLVLTLGRCWATADPSPYSLPQWDLLIDGCLYRDDNYMTALIPVDASSGLQFPSHYRRFVFKMFTFVGTGSPSAPADSAKGHPSDPQVMVPLQVKVYIHCNTAVCQPSLANNCEPRCSRKRRDVLASVQRNSRAETTVVSSQELIIIDPSQRI; this comes from the exons ATGGCATTGAAGTTGATTTGCGGTTGCCTTCTGGCAGTTGCCCTGCTTGGTTGTTTTGCTTTTGATGATGGTGTG AAGCCTCAGCAGCCCCCACAGCCTCCGTTTCCTCAGAAGCCTCAGCAGCCACCACAGCCTCTGTTTTCTCAGAAGCCTCAGCAGCCCCTACAGCCTCCGTTTCCTCAGAAGCCTCAGCAGCCCCTACAGCCTCCACAGAAGCATCCTCAGCAGCTCCTACAGCCTAATAAGCCTCAGCAGCCGACAGAAGCATTTCACTCTTGTGAAGTAGCTGAACAGTACAAGATACAGTGTGGAGCTCCTGACATAGATGCTTCACAATGTAATGCTATAAACTGCTGCTTTGATGGACGCATGTGCTATTATGGAAAATCTG TTACTCTTCAGTGCACTGTGGACGGCCAGTTCATCGTGGTAGTGGCGAGAGATGCCACCCTACCAAACCTCGACTTGGAGTCAGTTACTTTGCTTGGAAGTGATCCAGCCTGCAGTCCTGTTGGCACCACTTCAGCTTTTGCCATCTACCAGTTCCCTGTCACTGCCTGTGGCACTGTCATGACg GAGGAGCCTGGGGTTATAATCTATCAGAACAGGATGTCCTCCTCTTTTGAAGTCGCTATTGGACAAAACGGAGCCATTACCAGAGACAGCAGCTTTCa GCTCATTTGCCAGTGTAGATATACTGGCATCTCAGTTGAGGCTCTGATCATTGAGGTTCAACTGGTCCCTCCACCACCCCCAGTTGCTGCTCTTGGACCACTGAATGTGGAGCTGAGGCTGGGCAACGGAATATGTACTGCCAAGGGTTGTTTGGAAC AGGATGTGGCCTACAGCTCATTTTACCTGGTTTCCGACTACCCCATCAAAAAGGTTCTCAGGGATCCTGTGTACGTTGAGATCCGAATTCTGGAGAGGACAGATCCCAACCTGGTCTTGACTCTTGGAAGATGCTGGGCAACTGCTGACCCCTCCCCTTATAGTCTTCCTCAGTGGGACTTGCTGATTGATGG CTGCCTATACCGTGATGACAATTACATGACCGCCCTGATCCCTGTCGATGCCTCATCAGGTCTCCAGTTCCCAAGCCACTACAGACGTTTTGTGTTTAAGATGTTCACATTTGTAGGTACTGGAAGTCCCAGTGCCCCCGCGGACAGTGCTAAGGGACACCCTTCAGATCCACAGGTTATGGTTCCTCTCCAAGTAAAG GTGTATATCCACTGCAACACAGCTGTGTGCCAACCCTCTCTTGCAAATAACTGTGAACCTCGGTGCTCAAGAAAGA GGAGAGACGTTCTTGCTTCTGTCCAGAGGAACTCCAGAGCTGAGACCACTGTGGTGAGCAGTCAGGAGCTGATCATCATAGACCCAAGCCAGAGAATTTAG